The sequence GGTGAGCCGGATTCGGGTCGACCGTGACGCTGCCGCGGTCGCCGCGGTCACCGCGGTCCTCTTCGCCCGCGAGGGCGATCGGCGCGGTCACCACCGAGAACGCCGCCAGAGTGACGGCCATCGCGGTGGCGCGGACAGCGATCGGAACACTGCGCATGGTGAACCTCCTCGACAAGGAGATTCACGCGCGGCGCGCCGTCGCGCATCCGGAGCGGCGCCGTACGTGTCGGCCGTACGCCCCAAACGCGGTACGCCCGTTCGGCCGTACGCCGTACGCCCTGCCCGGGAACGGATCAGACCAGGTCGACCAGATCCGCGATCGAGGCGACCGTCTTGGTCGGGCGGAACGGGAACTTCTCGGTGTCCTGCTCGGTGGTCAGGCCGGTGAGGACGAGGAAGGTCTGCATGCCCGCCTCCAGACCGGCCAGGACGTCGGTGTCCATCCGGTCGCCGATCATCGCGCTGGTCTCCGAGTGCGCGCCGATGGCGTTCAGGCCGGTACGCATCATCAGCGGGTTCGGCTTGCCGGCGAAGTACGGCTTCTTGCCGGTCGCCTTGGTGATCAGCGCGGCGACGGCGCCGGTGGCCGGCAGCGGGCCCTCGGTGGAGGGGCCGGTCTCGTCGGGGTTGGTGCAGATGAAGCGCGCGCCCGCGTTGATCAGGCGGACCGCCTTGGTCATCGCCTCGAAGCTGTACGTCCGGGTCTCGCCCAGCACCACGTAGTCGGGCTCGTGGTCGGTCAGGATGTAGCCGATGTCGTGGAGGGCGGTGGTCAGACCTGCCTCGCCGATGACGTAGGCCGTGCCGCCCGGACGCTGGTCGTCGAGGAACTTCGCGGTGGCCAGCGCCGAGGTCCAGATGTTCTCGACGGGGACCTGGAGCCCCATGCGGCTCAGCCGGGCCTGGAGGTCGCGGGGGGTGTAGATCGAGTTGTTGGTCAGCACCAGGAAGGGCTTGCCGGACTCGCGCAGCCGCTTGATGAAGGCATCGGCGCCGGGGATCGGGGTGCCCTCGTGGATGAGGACCCCGTCCATGTCGGTGAGCCAGGATTCGATCGGCTTGCGCTCTGCCACTGGATTGTTCTCCGCTCTCGGTGACCTGCGACCTCTGGTCTCTACCACCCTATCGGGGCCGGGCTGTGGACGTCCCTGCCGTCCACAGCCCGGACCCGGAGCGTGATCCGGAGCGTGATCCGGGGCGCGGGAGCGGTCAGCCCAGGCGGACGTTGTCGACGGTCCAGAACCAGTTGTTGGTGCCGCTGTAGCGGAAGCGGACCTGGACGTCGGTGGCGCCGGCGGGGACCTGGAGGGCGAGGGACTCTGCCTTGGCGACGGCGTCGGCGGTGTAGGTCTTCGCCACGGTCGGGGCGGCGCCGTTGTAGGAGACCAGGACCTGGGCGGTCTGGCCGGCCTCGTGCCGGTAGTGCGTCTGGAAGGTCAGATTCCGCGTGCTGCCGCCGCTGACCGCCCACTTGGGGGTGACAAGGGCGGAGTCGAAGGTGCCGGTGTGGCTCTTGTCGTCCCACTCGTCGGAGTCGGCGACGGCGAAGACGTCACGGGAGCGGACGTTCAGCTCGCGCCACTGGTCGCGCTGCGCCTGGGTCCAGAACTCGTCGGTCGCGAACGCCCAGCCGGCCCACTCGGTGACACCGCCCGTACCCATCTTGGAGTTGTCGACGGACCAGCCGGCGGGCGGGGTGTGCGTGAAGCCCTTCACCCCGGCCGGGATGCCCGTCTCGTCCACCCGGGCCTGGAGGTTGGGGCGCAGGGTGTCGAAGGGATCGTCGTCCGGGGCGTTCAGCGGGATGCCGTCGAGTCCGGTACCGCTGACGCCGACCTGGGCGAGCGCGGTGGCGGCGACGTCGACCAGGCGCACGTCGGAGCGGACGGAACCGGCCGGGATGCCCGGGCCCTTGGCGATGACGAAGGTGCCGCGCTCCTGGATGGTCGAGCCGCCGTGGCCGCCGGAGTCGGTGTGGCCGTGGTCGGTGCTGACCAGGATCTTCCAGTTCTCCTGGGCGTACGTCGGGCGGTTCTTGACGGCGGTGAGGAGCTGACCGACCAGGGTGTCGACGCGGGCGATCGTGTCGAGGTACTGCTGGCTCGCCGCCCCGTAGGAGTGGCCGGCCGCGTCGATCTCGCCGAGGTAGACGAAGGCGGCGTCCGGGTTCTGGTCGCGCAGCTCGGCGGCGGCGGCCGCGGCGACCTTGGGGTCCTCGGTGCGGTAGCCGTCGCGGTCGCCCTTGAGGGAGAGTCGCTTGTCGACCTTGGAGGAGAAGATCGGGCCGTTCTGGTCGGTGGAGGTGATGGGCTCCCAGTCGGCGGCCGCGTAGGTGTTGAGCGCCGGCTTGGCGTTCT comes from Streptomyces virginiae and encodes:
- a CDS encoding HAD-IIA family hydrolase; this translates as MAERKPIESWLTDMDGVLIHEGTPIPGADAFIKRLRESGKPFLVLTNNSIYTPRDLQARLSRMGLQVPVENIWTSALATAKFLDDQRPGGTAYVIGEAGLTTALHDIGYILTDHEPDYVVLGETRTYSFEAMTKAVRLINAGARFICTNPDETGPSTEGPLPATGAVAALITKATGKKPYFAGKPNPLMMRTGLNAIGAHSETSAMIGDRMDTDVLAGLEAGMQTFLVLTGLTTEQDTEKFPFRPTKTVASIADLVDLV
- a CDS encoding alkaline phosphatase family protein, translating into MSPVLSGRRAIAATAVTSALIAATLAATPAAAAANTDKVLVIGIDGAVLDRVKVAAAPNLNGLMAQGLTARSTLYAGPMAATSSGPGWSTIATGVWPDKHGVKDNSFIGKNYAAHPDFLTRIENAKPALNTYAAADWEPITSTDQNGPIFSSKVDKRLSLKGDRDGYRTEDPKVAAAAAAELRDQNPDAAFVYLGEIDAAGHSYGAASQQYLDTIARVDTLVGQLLTAVKNRPTYAQENWKILVSTDHGHTDSGGHGGSTIQERGTFVIAKGPGIPAGSVRSDVRLVDVAATALAQVGVSGTGLDGIPLNAPDDDPFDTLRPNLQARVDETGIPAGVKGFTHTPPAGWSVDNSKMGTGGVTEWAGWAFATDEFWTQAQRDQWRELNVRSRDVFAVADSDEWDDKSHTGTFDSALVTPKWAVSGGSTRNLTFQTHYRHEAGQTAQVLVSYNGAAPTVAKTYTADAVAKAESLALQVPAGATDVQVRFRYSGTNNWFWTVDNVRLG